Within the Medicago truncatula cultivar Jemalong A17 chromosome 4, MtrunA17r5.0-ANR, whole genome shotgun sequence genome, the region AGACTTATTATCTTGACAGCAGTATGGATTCAAATtgactttgaaatttgaatcccATGTGGGCATGACAATAATTGATGTGGAGAGGTTTTTAATTGCTATAATGATACTCCACCTCCTTGCTTTCTTCCTctatcatttttgttgttatttttttataaaattttgttatgttattttattacatACATATGTGAGAAATAATACTTTATTAatatatcttgtaaaaaaaagatttattaaGATATAGTTTCattaaagaaaatacaaaaagacATTCAATTTTGGTTGGCAATTTTGGAATCTCAGGTTGTTCAAAcatttcaatgaaaaaaaaggtttaCTTATGccttatctttctttttttggtaatgttatctttcttttttcaggATCTTCCCATGTGTTTGAGTAAATGGTCATGCGAGaatctttgaaaaaaattagaatcaaaACATAGCCATACCATTACCCATGTCTtagttataagaaaataaaaatgtagtATATTATTTGGTcctaataatataaaatatgaaacatcctctcaaaaaaaaatatgcatacatttttcttttgaaaggaTAAGAgtgcatttttgtttttttttttttcctcggATGAGTTTTGGATGAAtgtatgaatatgatgatgaagatgaagaataggaggaggaagaaagatgaagaaatgtgaaaaaattgGGTGTTGGCAGTACACACGTTAGCACGGTAAAAAGAGCGGTAAAAATATGCAATTTAGCCTTAAATATACACACGTTAGCACAGTAAAAAGAGCGGACTCGTACCCGTCTTTCCGCTAGTATATATCACTAAGGTAAAGCGAGATGTAATAAGATTGATCTGAAGATGTGAAATTAACTATAAAATATCACTAAGGTAAAGCGAGGATGTAATTCATGATTCACcccatttaaaagaaaaacaatacacCATCGATGAATTGGTCCATCTGGTAAGGTGAATTGCTTGGTGGAGAAGTTTGCAAATACCAATGACATGATTTAAGTATGCAACATAAAAATTGAACATTATTCTTATTTTGTCTGTGTCATATACACTAAGACAATAAAACATGTAgcatatatttttgaaagatgaGTGTTATATTCTTATTCACAGGTGCTTGAGCGCCGCCCAAGACTTAATCTCTAAACGACGCCATGGTGTTCCTCGTGGTCGGTCTCCTTATCTATCAGTTTTAACTATGATCAGATCAACCTTTATATGGTTTGCATCATTTTGTTACACTAGAGTAAGAGGGGTAAATACATTTACGTTGATGATTAATATTGAAAGTTTTTCGCTAGTGATCATGATTTACTTTTCTCAGTATCTACATTTTATAAAAGCAGGGGCCTTTTAGTCCCTCCTTAGGGGCCTACAAGTACCTTCTTTTTAGTCCCTCTTTGTGTTTGCTTCCtttaatttttgtcaaataacaCAATAGAGGACTACAAGTGTAGGAGAAGAAATGAAAATTTGTTCTAAAGTTTGAACTTTTGTGTTGAAATTTGTTTCATATATAGCAAAAGAGTTGAGTAAGACAAGTACAAATTTGTTTTCCATGATATCATCTTGATTTGAATATAAGATTTAGCATGGTATCATTGTTTATCTTTTCAGGTTGAtgttataaaagaaattaaaaagttatgGTTTGTGCATTGTGGTGGAAATTCAGTCTGCAAACTTGTCTGCTGGCACCATATAGTTCTTTATAGGGTGTAAGGTAAAGGTATACACATCACAAACAGGATGCTGGTAAGTATGCAACATAAAATTTGAACATTATTCTTATCTATAGTCCAAGAGACCAGAAAACATGtagcatatattttttatatgttgCTTACTTCTCTATGATTCATGGGGTTGCTTGTTAATCTTCTCACTTACCATTGTAAATTCACAAGCTACTTCTCTAGTCTCATATATAGGTAAAAAGAAATGCAgttgataatatttaatttttccaaaaggaaaaaaaaaaaaatgtgattgtaTTTCCAAAATTCGTCGTCATGGACATTTATTCCATGAGAACCAAAGTGTTCTTGGAAAAATAAAACCTAAATCGATTAAAAGGTATTTTTAGGAATAATACCATGACTTCACAATCCCTCCTGAATTTTTCTGATGTAATTGAGTGTTTACCGCATTTATCTAGCCTCCTTCTCCCTTTGTGGCTGGGATAGTGTTTGTGCTAGGTCTAGGAGTGCAGCGCTCGAGAGCATGGTCATAGGAGCGACATTGTGTGCATAAACTTTCGTATTGGACTTGATACCATTCTCCATTGATTCCAACTTTTGCTTACCACCGGCTCATTCAAATCAATTTCAACACACACTCTTGCAAATCTTCCGTGTTCTATTTGCGAAGTATGAAGATCAACCTTGACCGGGAATCCTATGGCTGATGCAAGAGCCCGCAGAAAACTCTCATCATGATAGACAAGGTTTAGGCTAGGAATTCTCACCCAAACCATGGTTTTGTCGATGGTTGACGTTGCTGCATTGAAGGTGGCTGTCCATTGACGAATTTAGAGATAGTGATCAAATATCTTCCAAGGGAACCAAGAAAAATCTATGTTTACCGTCTTGTTTACAAACATGATTGTCATGTTatgccttttttttaatatgacaTCATGTTTACAAGAAACTTACATATTTCTCTTGGTCATTATTGAAGATGTTGAGAAGGGAAACTCTGGTTCTAATTAGTAATTACCGCTAGCGTCAATGGTTGATAGCTATGTAACATCGACATTTTAGATTATCAGTGTATATGTGCCCACGTGTTAGTGTCGTGTTCGGTATTTGTGTCTAAGATTCGCATATGCATACTCCTCTTAGGAGTGATTTTTACCATATATATGGATGGATCCAAGGTTAAGGGTGCAATATCACAAGGTAAAGTGAGAGagacaataaaagaaaaacaatacaaatttcaattgaaaatgaGACTTTGAAAAATGGTCAAgactttgaaataaaaattttacaattATACATTCATGTCATTTGATGAACTTTTTACCATCGAAGTAACAGGTACATAACACATTATCTACAATTGTATTATACAGAAAAGATGCAATATATGTTGCAAAATTCTAATGCATCTGTTTCATAACTCATTCAACTAGTGATTAAGGATGTTGAGAAGGGCAACTCTGATTTTAATCAAACGCCTAAACAAAGATTCAAGTCCTTCTTCAAGATCTTGTATGCATGATCCTAAATTCACCAACTTATTTTGCAAATTTTCAATGTCACTTGACTTGCTTCTCATGTTGAATGCAAAGAATTCCAAAGCAGTGTCCACTTTTGCAAACTCATTCTCATCTTCACCTTGTGATAATGAGTTTGATACCTTTTTGCTATTCATTAGCTTTGATACCAAAGACCAACTACTCCTCTTTGATTGTGTTCCACACATAAAAATCAACAATGAttcaaataaagaaaatgtaatCATTTCAACCTCTTTCAACAAACTAACTGTTGCCACAGTTTGATAGTCTTTATTGCTATTGATACATAAACTGCATTTATTTGCATTACCTTTCAAATTTTCCAATGCTTTGAAAATAGCCTTTCTCACCACTTTCCTTGATGTCAAGAATTTCTTAACCTCTATTGTAACCTCAGCTTCACCTCCTCTCCTTCTTCTTATAATCGATTGAAGTTCACGCGCACACTCTTTCGTGTGAAGTAGTGCGTCTTTTGTCGCTGTGCATGTATCTAGAAGCCTTAATGAGCCTTCCAAAAACTCATCAACCCATTTCTCTTGGCTTTGTTTGACAAATGCTTCTTGTGTTAGAGGTAGTTGAACCAATTTTTCAATGCATATATGCAAATCTTGAAGGATGTTTAGTTTGTGGCTGAGGACTAAAGAGGAGGAGGTGGAATCAGAATTACTATTAGCACCTCCTAATCTAGCTAAATGTTCATTGCATTGTAGAATTATAGGGTGTGGTTTAGAAGGTAAACTATTAGAACGAGCATGGTTATGATGAGATTTAGTGTTTAATGAAGAGAATTCCATTTTTTCACAAGAAAAAAAGTGTTAACTGTTAAGGTGGAATATGTGCAAATGAATTGCTAATTTGCTATCTTTCCTAGGAAATTGATCAATATATAAGGGATATGAGACATTAGGAATcttatcttaaaaaattaaatttataagttAAATTATAAAGATTGATCTTGACATTTATCAGATTTGTTAGTTATAATGTCTCCCCCACCATATCCTTACAACTCAtaccacaatttttttattacttgtttattttctaaTGATTTTTTAACCATGTTTGGGCCATTTTTTTATGGTTCATTGTATCTTTATTATACATCACACGAGGGACATTGACATTTTCTCTGGTGGTTGCTATTGACATTAATTATATCTTGTCTTttgtagaaaattattttatcaacaCATCATATTCATAGATGCAGGTACTAGCTAGCAAAACTCCAGCTTAACTGGCATGCACCTCTTGGTAATCAATTTTGACTACTTGCCAATGATTATGCTATTAATACTTTTATATCACTTTCTAGTAATATGATTATGGCCAATTAAAAAGAACTAAGAAGGTGAGTATAATTTCTccaattaaatacaaaaatgcAATGAAAGATATACAATTGCATTGTCTTCTGCCTTGTCTTTCTTCCTTATATTTTGGTTTAAGTCAAGCCGGATTCTACTGTGTACCACCTTAAAAATGATAGATGGTTCACATTGGAATAGTACTTAAGAATTACTCGAAACTTTAGTGACAAACGACAACTCTTTTTAGAAGTAGAAGTTCATGGTTCTCCTCATTCTTATGGTTGAGACGATGACCTGATTAGTATTAGTTTGACAAAAACAATTGAGAAAATGAATGTGTTGAGTTTTGAGACACTCATATTCATTTTAGACATACTGTATACAGCGAAAACAATTATAATGAACTGGTCGCGAATGAATTATTAGTCTTGGATTTGAAACACAGTGGAAAACAGCTAttggaaattaaaaatgaaaagaagcGCTACAGTTATTATTTAGTCTTTCGTGAGACTTTCGTGAAACATTTTTCGCTTGATCTAGCGTTTTCCTATTTGTTTTCTCTTATTTGTATCGAAGTGACAACAGTCAAGTCAAAATCTTGTTCATAAAGACGAGGAGGACTGTTAACTTCTACTATTAAAAGGTAATGTCACATATGGAGTTTCGAACAATTTTCAAGTACCGGTCCCCTGCAAACTAACTATCAAAGTGTTTCTCACaaagagaggaaaaaataaTCCACAGACAAATTTTAGGGATCAGGTGCAATGAAAGTGTTGGATTTTTGTCTCTGATTGAGTGGAGTTAAGAGGAAGGTACTAAAACATTATTGCTGAATAATTTTTAGTACCGCAAGTTTAAGTTCTGACGGTGATAGTGTACCATAGATTTTGATGTTCTGTGAGAGAGATATCATACCATGAGGAAAGTGTCCATTGATTTTATTATCCTCATAATAACAAAAAGACAAGCATCACATTGTTCGTAGTATATTAATGAGATTGAGCCCATGACATATAATTGAGgacaataatatattttgtttattgcTCAACAACCAATCTAATCAGCTTCAATATTGATCCAAATAATTAAGTGGGGTCAATAGAGTCAAATCAATACCTTAATTGAAGTCTACATGTGGCTAGAAATAATATGCATGCGTAAAAAACAAAGATTAGAAAACTAGACCAAAACATTTATAAACTGATAAACCAAAACAATTAAGATGATTAACCAAATTAAAACATTTGTTTTGGACATTAATTCCTCAAACTTCTTTATAGCTTAACTCTTTGGTACTTCAATTTGTTTCCCAACAAGACTTGAATGAATATTTCTAAATATGGAAGTTAGTATTTGAGTATTTGATAATATATAATCATTAGCAAAAACTATATTAGTTACATTCATGTACAAATATGGGGCACTTTGTATTTACTTAAATGTTGATGgggttaaaaatgaatttagtGATTATAGATGAATCAGAGTGGTAGCAGCAGCTTCTTTGAAGTTGCTGATTATAGACAAAGATCCATTGTCTGTGTTTGAAGATGTTAAAATCAACTCCTTAAATCCCTTGAAATTTTCCAAGAACTTTGAACTGTCTCCTGTCTTTTCCTTCGAACCGTTATTCGAAGTTCGGTTATGCTTTCTTTTGATTACAGCAGGATATCTTTAGCAAAGCTAGAGAACTAGGAGCTTCAGAGACCCTATTAGTAATTCATTCACACATGTTTTGCAAGATTTGTGTGCCAAGGAGTGTTTTATAGCTTGCAACTGAAGAATCTTATCAGTGTATTTATGGAAATCATTGAGGTTCCAGCTTATTGATGAGGAGGAGGTGATGATTTCAGAAGCCTTCAGTCTGTGCAGATGCTCATCATTTTGTGATATGAAAAGGTTAAAACTTTATGGAGGATTTCAATTTGGCAGCAAATGTATTGCCTAAACTATACCTAAGTTTTCTTATGCTCTGCTACCATATTCtccatatatttattatattatataatggaAAATCTATTGTTGCAGACAAGAGGAATATACTCTTCTCCAAGTGTTACAAAGTTGGCTTAGAATATCATCATAACATAGATATGGTTCCTTAGGACACCTTGACACTGTCTGTGAAATGCTTCCTGCAAACCATGCTTCCCAGCTCATTACCAATTTTCAACTCAGAAATCTGCCATACACAGGGCTATCTGCGCATGCATGAATCCAACCAAACAGTTTCagatataaaattcaaatcatGTGTTTAACCAGGGCACAATACCACAGAATTTGGATCTTTTGTCCAGAGCAAAAGAAACCattcttattttgtttattatgCTGTTTACAAACCTCTTcagtttggataaacaactttaattagaaaatgTTATATTAGTTTATAAAAGGTTGGCAATATTTTCCATTTGGAACATAATTGGTGTATTAGACTCAATGGACCTATCAAGTGGTGCCTGATACTTGCTATATACCCAAGATCACTGATAATAATCAAAGTAGATggttgtatttatatttttcactcCTGCAAGCAACAACTATGCCagatttccttcaaaaaaaaaaaactatgccaGATTGTTGATTGTCATTCCACTACTTTCAAGATTTTCATCATAACATGTTGCTGCATTGGCAAAACACTAAAAAGACCAGAGTATATGCTGTGCAAGTTGTTACATAAAAATGGAGAATGGTAATAATTGCTTCATACCATTTGGCAATCTAACAAGAACTCCTTATGACTTAAATGCTAACATGTTAATAGGAACTCCAATGAAGAAAGATCCAATGAAGAGTAAATAGGTCTCACCATGTGCATATATATTAtgctcatttaaaaaaaaaaatattaaaaaaaagatagcaAGAATAACATGAATTTGAAAGGTGTGATCAACTTATACATAGGTAGCAATTTTTTTCTCCAAAGAGGGTCCTTATATAGGGTTCGGCAATTAATAGGTAcccattttttttctccattgAGGTAGTACTCCTCATTGAAGATGCCTTAGGTGTGTATACATGATGACTGCAAGTTCACTGCACTATTATAGTCCAGAGATATGTTGAGCAAGTTGTGTTCATAAAAATGGAAGATGGTAATAATCGTTTCATTTTACTATGCAATAAATTAATCACATAGTTTGAGTAATATATGTAAATACGATTTCCATTAGCATAAAATAGTCTTTAAGTACCAGAGAaagtataaacaaaatttaaaagcCAACTTTATACTATTGAAAGTATAAAGTTTAATAATATACACATTGCAAGTTTAATAAtagttttattgaataaaaagatGACGCATTGAAATCACAAATTATTTTCAGTCATAATACCCAGGTGTAAATATAAAAATGAGAATGCCACAATTCACATCAGCgaacaaataaaaattggaaaaacaaaatcttCGGATAATCATTTAATACCATTAGTGACAAGATTTATCGTAAGGACCTTCGACGATTTACAGGAGTTTATCAAA harbors:
- the LOC11417481 gene encoding uncharacterized protein; translated protein: MEFSSLNTKSHHNHARSNSLPSKPHPIILQCNEHLARLGGANSNSDSTSSSLVLSHKLNILQDLHICIEKLVQLPLTQEAFVKQSQEKWVDEFLEGSLRLLDTCTATKDALLHTKECARELQSIIRRRRGGEAEVTIEVKKFLTSRKVVRKAIFKALENLKGNANKCSLCINSNKDYQTVATVSLLKEVEMITFSLFESLLIFMCGTQSKRSSWSLVSKLMNSKKVSNSLSQGEDENEFAKVDTALEFFAFNMRSKSSDIENLQNKLVNLGSCIQDLEEGLESLFRRLIKIRVALLNILNH